The proteins below are encoded in one region of Rhizobacter sp.:
- a CDS encoding HD-GYP domain-containing protein, producing MLKKIPIEQLRLGMHLHALEGSWLDHPFWKTKFVLREQGDLDKLVASGVQACWIDSSKGRDVEPEVARAAPAPAPAAQAPAAKPAAPAVLTQATSLSHEVKRAAVLVAKSKQAVTALFNDARLGNAVDAERCLPLVDEIASSVYRNPSAMISLARLKTHDDYSYMHSVAVCALMVSLARQLGMDDGATRDAGLAGLLHDMGKAVMPTDVLNKPGKLTDDEFKIMKAHPLRGYEMLREGGTATEGALDVCLHHHEKIDGSGYPHGLRGEQISLLAKMGAVCDVYDAITSNRPYKNGWDPAESIRKMAEWRGGHFDDTVFQAFVRSLGIYPVGSLVRMQSGRLAVVCEQNPESLVSPKVKVFFSTRSQLHIPPELLDLSSSACSDRIAARESNAQWKFTHLDELWAGPESLKRHGVTA from the coding sequence ATGCTGAAGAAAATTCCAATCGAACAGCTCCGCCTTGGCATGCACCTCCACGCGCTGGAAGGCTCGTGGCTGGACCATCCCTTCTGGAAGACGAAGTTCGTGCTGCGGGAGCAGGGCGATCTCGACAAGCTCGTCGCCTCGGGCGTGCAGGCGTGCTGGATCGACAGCAGCAAAGGGCGCGACGTCGAGCCCGAGGTGGCCCGGGCGGCGCCCGCGCCCGCCCCGGCCGCGCAAGCCCCAGCGGCCAAGCCGGCCGCCCCGGCCGTGCTCACCCAGGCCACCAGCCTGTCGCACGAGGTCAAGCGGGCGGCCGTGCTGGTCGCGAAATCCAAGCAGGCGGTGACGGCGCTCTTCAACGACGCCCGGCTCGGCAATGCCGTCGACGCCGAGCGCTGCCTGCCGCTGGTCGACGAGATCGCCAGTTCCGTCTACCGCAACCCGAGCGCGATGATCAGCCTCGCGCGCCTCAAGACACACGACGACTACTCGTACATGCACTCGGTGGCGGTGTGCGCGCTGATGGTGTCGCTGGCTCGCCAGCTCGGCATGGACGACGGGGCCACGCGCGATGCGGGCCTCGCCGGCCTGCTGCACGACATGGGCAAGGCGGTGATGCCCACCGACGTGCTCAACAAGCCCGGCAAGCTCACCGACGACGAATTCAAGATCATGAAGGCCCACCCTCTGCGCGGCTACGAGATGCTGCGCGAAGGCGGCACCGCCACCGAAGGGGCGCTCGACGTCTGCCTGCACCACCACGAGAAGATCGACGGCAGCGGCTACCCGCACGGCCTGCGCGGCGAGCAGATCTCGCTGCTCGCCAAGATGGGCGCGGTGTGCGACGTGTATGACGCCATCACCTCCAACCGCCCCTACAAGAACGGCTGGGACCCGGCCGAGTCCATCCGCAAGATGGCCGAATGGCGCGGCGGGCATTTCGACGACACCGTGTTCCAGGCCTTCGTGCGCAGCCTGGGCATCTACCCGGTGGGCTCGCTGGTGCGCATGCAGTCCGGGCGGCTGGCGGTGGTGTGCGAGCAGAACCCCGAATCGCTCGTGTCGCCCAAGGTGAAGGTCTTCTTCTCGACACGCTCGCAGCTGCACATTCCGCCCGAGCTGCTCGACCTCTCGAGCAGCGCCTGCAGCGACCGCATCGCGGCGCGCGAGTCGAATGCGCAGTGGAAATTCACCCACCTCGACGAGCTCTGGGCCGGCCCCGAAAGCCTCAAGCGACACGGCGTGACGGCCTGA
- a CDS encoding GNAT family N-acetyltransferase — translation MTFATPVTLKGQHATLEPLSLAHEAEAIEAVKDGELWQLWYTNIPEPGRMRAEIERRIGLQEKGSMLPFAVRDASGRLVGMTTYMNIDAVHQRVEIGSTWTAKSAQRGPLNTECKLMLLTHAFEQLDCIAVEFRTHFFNQQSRRAIERLGAKLDGILRSHQRTPNGALRDTCVYSIVASEWPAVKAHLRFQLDKPR, via the coding sequence ATGACATTTGCCACCCCGGTCACGCTGAAAGGCCAGCACGCCACGCTGGAGCCGCTGTCGCTGGCCCACGAGGCCGAGGCGATCGAGGCCGTGAAAGATGGTGAACTCTGGCAGCTCTGGTACACGAACATCCCGGAGCCGGGCCGCATGCGTGCCGAGATCGAGCGCCGTATCGGCCTGCAGGAAAAAGGCTCGATGCTGCCCTTCGCCGTCCGCGATGCCTCGGGGCGCCTGGTCGGCATGACCACCTACATGAACATCGACGCGGTGCACCAGCGCGTCGAGATCGGCTCCACCTGGACGGCCAAGAGCGCCCAGCGCGGCCCGCTCAACACCGAGTGCAAGCTGATGCTGCTCACGCATGCCTTCGAGCAGCTCGATTGCATCGCGGTCGAGTTCCGCACGCACTTCTTCAACCAGCAAAGCCGCCGCGCGATCGAGCGCCTGGGCGCCAAGCTCGACGGCATCCTGCGCAGCCACCAGCGCACGCCCAATGGCGCGCTGCGCGACACCTGCGTCTACAGCATCGTCGCCAGCGAATGGCCAGCGGTGAAAGCGCACCTGCGCTTCCAACTCGACAAGCCACGCTGA
- a CDS encoding FAD-binding oxidoreductase, with protein sequence MTRRRLCQALASAGVLTARPGRAEAPRELLVPNVTGLYTVKVARIEVPRSAAEISGLLRAWPGQVSIGGGRYSMGGQVAIAGGLHLDLRQMNQLVWLDPDKRRARVQAGMRWRDLQDLIDPLGLAVKTMQSYANFTVGGAVSVNAHGRYVGHGGVGHSVRALQLVLADGSLVEATREQHAELFRAAIGGYGVVGAITEVELDLVPNGRIKRVVQKVPLEAYPEFFQHAVAGDATSVMHNADLMPPHFDLPVAVTWRETDEPLTEAARLVPRGQRYALEQNVVWALTELPGGAKVRQSILHPLLTASPAVKWRNHEASLDVAELEPRTRSLSTYVLQEYFVPPRHFVAFARSMAQVLQRHDVMALNISVRHSPADALSLLPWAREEVFSFVLYYKQRTHATAQEAVGRWTRELIDLALAHDGRYYLPYQLHASQAQFDRAYPEAAQLRALKRRVDPAGKLSNAMWARYL encoded by the coding sequence CTGACCCGGCGCCGGCTCTGCCAGGCGCTGGCGAGCGCCGGTGTGCTCACCGCGCGGCCCGGCCGGGCCGAAGCGCCCCGCGAGCTGCTGGTGCCCAACGTCACCGGGCTCTACACGGTGAAGGTGGCGCGCATCGAAGTGCCGCGCAGCGCGGCTGAGATCTCGGGCCTGCTGCGAGCCTGGCCCGGCCAGGTGTCGATCGGCGGCGGGCGCTACAGCATGGGCGGCCAGGTCGCGATCGCCGGCGGCCTGCACCTCGACCTGCGCCAGATGAACCAACTCGTCTGGCTCGATCCCGACAAACGACGGGCGCGTGTGCAGGCCGGCATGCGCTGGCGTGACCTGCAGGACCTGATCGACCCGCTGGGCCTTGCGGTGAAGACCATGCAGAGCTACGCCAACTTCACGGTGGGTGGGGCGGTGTCGGTGAACGCACACGGCCGCTACGTGGGCCACGGCGGTGTCGGCCACTCGGTGCGGGCCTTGCAGCTGGTGTTGGCCGACGGCAGCCTCGTCGAGGCCACCCGGGAGCAGCACGCTGAACTCTTCCGTGCGGCGATCGGCGGCTATGGGGTGGTGGGGGCGATCACCGAAGTCGAACTCGATCTCGTGCCCAACGGGCGCATCAAGCGCGTGGTGCAGAAGGTGCCGCTCGAGGCCTACCCCGAGTTCTTTCAACACGCGGTCGCGGGTGACGCGACCAGCGTGATGCACAACGCCGACCTGATGCCGCCCCACTTCGACCTGCCGGTGGCCGTGACCTGGCGCGAGACCGACGAGCCGCTCACCGAAGCCGCGCGCCTCGTGCCCCGCGGCCAGCGTTACGCGCTGGAGCAGAACGTCGTGTGGGCGCTGACCGAGCTGCCCGGCGGCGCCAAGGTGCGCCAATCCATCCTGCACCCGCTGTTGACGGCGAGCCCCGCGGTGAAGTGGCGCAACCACGAGGCCAGCCTCGACGTGGCCGAACTCGAGCCGCGCACGCGCAGCCTCTCGACCTACGTGCTGCAGGAGTACTTCGTCCCGCCCCGCCACTTCGTGGCCTTCGCGCGCAGCATGGCGCAGGTGCTGCAACGGCACGACGTGATGGCGCTCAACATCTCGGTGCGCCACTCGCCCGCCGATGCGCTCTCGCTGCTGCCCTGGGCGCGCGAAGAGGTGTTCTCCTTCGTGCTCTATTACAAGCAGCGCACCCATGCCACCGCGCAAGAGGCCGTGGGCCGCTGGACGCGCGAGCTGATCGACCTCGCGCTCGCCCACGATGGCCGCTACTACCTGCCCTACCAGCTGCATGCGAGCCAGGCGCAGTTCGACCGCGCCTACCCCGAGGCGGCGCAACTGCGTGCGCTCAAGCGCCGTGTCGACCCGGCCGGCAAGCTCAGCAATGCGATGTGGGCCCGCTATCTCTAG
- a CDS encoding cytochrome c4, whose product MKKLLSSIVALAAFTAAGAQAQDVKASPEAGQKKAAMCIGCHNIPGYQASFPEIHKVPMISGQGAKYIASALNAYKKGERKHPTMRSIAGSLTDQDIADLSAFYEQQGKTAPAAADTKALPQPSPEVAKLLTQGNCNSCHGANYSTPIDGTYPKIAGQHADYLFVALKAYKTANNPNVGRGNAIMAGMAAPFTPAQLKQIAQYLSTLPTDLHTVPQSRFR is encoded by the coding sequence ATGAAGAAACTGCTTTCCTCGATCGTTGCCCTGGCCGCTTTCACCGCCGCTGGCGCCCAGGCGCAAGACGTCAAGGCCAGCCCCGAAGCGGGCCAGAAGAAGGCCGCCATGTGCATCGGCTGCCACAACATCCCGGGTTACCAGGCCAGCTTCCCGGAGATCCACAAGGTGCCGATGATCTCGGGCCAGGGTGCCAAGTACATCGCTTCCGCGCTGAATGCCTACAAGAAGGGCGAGCGCAAGCACCCGACCATGCGCTCCATCGCCGGCAGCCTGACCGACCAGGACATCGCCGACCTGTCGGCCTTCTACGAACAGCAAGGCAAGACCGCCCCGGCGGCAGCCGACACCAAGGCCCTGCCGCAGCCCAGCCCCGAAGTGGCCAAGCTGCTGACCCAAGGCAACTGCAACAGCTGCCACGGCGCCAACTACAGCACCCCGATCGACGGCACGTACCCCAAGATCGCCGGCCAGCATGCCGACTACCTCTTCGTGGCCCTGAAGGCCTACAAGACCGCCAACAACCCGAACGTGGGCCGTGGCAACGCCATCATGGCCGGCATGGCCGCGCCCTTCACCCCGGCGCAGCTGAAGCAGATCGCGCAGTACCTGTCCACGCTGCCGACCGACCTGCACACGGTGCCGCAGTCGCGCTTCCGCTGA
- a CDS encoding diguanylate cyclase, translated as MPTLSATEIAFLMVACQQAVLALGWAIGAAVVPIDRRSALQWACYALLTGASVVIFIGASQTRSEELRAVANVCVAAGILLMERGVRQFTGRPAPWWIYALLIAGVAALSWLGLTPRYGALRVAAVSGLVALLCGLTAWNIYVYARRDLGLSFGHWLALPLLLGAMVFANRSARAVVSPYTVAAEMAGNSSLNIGSAVIFLVTALVFHLALVALVGVRVTAELRRLSRLDGLTEVFNRRAIEEQLHDEARRTGRSPRPFSVLMIDADYFKDINDRFGHAAGDDALRHLARIMKAQMRDVDRIGRFGGEEFVVLLPGTASTEALNAAERLRDALLRRPWAWQGESMSLTVSIGVAAWRGPQDEVTALLKRADAALYRAKALGRDRFELGT; from the coding sequence ATGCCCACCTTGTCCGCTACCGAGATCGCCTTTCTGATGGTGGCGTGCCAGCAGGCCGTGCTGGCGCTTGGCTGGGCGATCGGCGCCGCCGTGGTGCCGATCGACCGCCGCTCGGCCCTGCAGTGGGCGTGTTACGCCCTGTTGACGGGCGCTTCGGTGGTGATCTTCATCGGCGCCAGCCAGACCCGGAGCGAAGAGCTGCGGGCGGTGGCCAACGTTTGCGTGGCCGCCGGCATCCTGCTCATGGAGCGCGGCGTGCGCCAGTTCACCGGGCGACCAGCACCGTGGTGGATCTACGCCTTGCTGATCGCCGGGGTGGCGGCGCTGTCGTGGCTGGGCCTGACGCCGCGCTACGGGGCGCTGCGGGTGGCCGCCGTGTCGGGCCTGGTGGCCCTGCTGTGTGGGCTGACCGCCTGGAACATCTACGTCTACGCCCGCCGTGACCTCGGGCTCAGCTTCGGCCACTGGCTGGCGCTGCCGCTGCTGCTGGGGGCCATGGTGTTCGCCAACCGCAGCGCACGGGCCGTGGTGTCGCCATACACGGTGGCGGCCGAGATGGCCGGCAACAGCTCGCTCAACATCGGCTCGGCCGTGATCTTCCTCGTCACGGCCTTGGTGTTCCATCTTGCCCTGGTGGCGCTGGTGGGCGTGCGGGTGACGGCCGAGCTGCGCCGGCTCTCGCGGCTCGACGGCCTCACCGAAGTCTTCAACCGCCGCGCCATCGAGGAGCAGCTGCACGACGAGGCCCGGCGCACGGGCCGCAGCCCGCGCCCGTTTTCGGTGCTCATGATCGACGCCGACTACTTCAAGGACATCAACGACCGCTTCGGCCACGCCGCTGGAGACGACGCCCTGCGGCACCTGGCCCGGATCATGAAGGCGCAGATGCGCGACGTGGACCGCATCGGCCGCTTCGGCGGGGAGGAGTTCGTGGTGCTGCTGCCCGGCACCGCCTCGACCGAGGCGCTCAACGCCGCGGAGCGGCTGCGCGACGCGCTGCTGCGCCGCCCCTGGGCCTGGCAGGGCGAGAGCATGAGCCTCACGGTGAGCATCGGCGTGGCGGCCTGGCGCGGGCCGCAGGACGAGGTGACTGCGCTGCTCAAACGGGCCGATGCGGCGCTCTACCGCGCCAAGGCGCTGGGCCGCGACCGCTTCGAACTCGGCACCTGA
- a CDS encoding sulfite exporter TauE/SafE family protein → MSLDLITDPGFYLVAIPAVLLTGLAKSGFLSGFGALAVPLMALSVPVPQAAAIMLPLLLVMDATGLQQLWRQQDRALLRLLLPAGLIGIGVGTALFGVLSGKTVSAVVGALTLLFLAQRLFFPPKAEAAVPSKPLGFLLGMASGFTSFVSHAGGPPISAYVLPLRLPPITMAATVAVFFAVVNLTKCVPYAWLGLFDTRNLATSLVLMPLAPLGVWLGVALTRRIDPAWFYRLAYTGMFLAGAKLLYDGLR, encoded by the coding sequence GTGAGCCTCGACCTCATCACCGACCCCGGCTTCTACCTGGTCGCGATCCCGGCGGTGCTGCTCACGGGCCTGGCCAAGAGCGGCTTCCTGAGCGGCTTCGGTGCGCTGGCCGTGCCGCTCATGGCGCTCTCGGTGCCTGTGCCGCAGGCGGCGGCCATCATGCTGCCCTTGCTGCTGGTGATGGACGCGACCGGCCTGCAGCAGCTGTGGCGCCAGCAAGACCGCGCGCTGCTGCGGCTGCTGCTGCCCGCGGGCCTGATCGGCATTGGCGTGGGCACCGCGCTCTTCGGCGTGCTCTCGGGCAAGACGGTGTCGGCGGTGGTGGGCGCGCTGACGCTGCTCTTCCTGGCGCAGCGGCTCTTCTTCCCACCCAAGGCCGAAGCGGCGGTGCCGTCGAAGCCCTTGGGCTTCCTGCTCGGCATGGCCTCGGGCTTCACGAGCTTCGTCTCCCACGCAGGCGGCCCGCCGATCAGCGCTTACGTGCTGCCCCTGCGGCTGCCGCCGATCACGATGGCGGCCACGGTGGCCGTCTTCTTCGCGGTGGTGAACCTGACGAAGTGCGTGCCGTATGCGTGGCTGGGCCTCTTCGACACGCGCAACCTCGCGACTTCGCTGGTGCTGATGCCGCTCGCCCCCCTCGGCGTGTGGCTGGGCGTGGCGCTCACGCGGCGCATCGACCCGGCGTGGTTTTACCGGCTGGCCTACACCGGCATGTTCCTCGCGGGCGCGAAGCTGCTGTACGACGGTTTGCGCTGA
- a CDS encoding DUF1841 family protein yields MFAPSQHDVRRFFCEAFRKRREQLPLTPMETVAADWIAQHPEYHAELDNVEEAVARNYAVESGRTNPFLHLSMHLSISEQVSIDQPHGIKQAYELLAARLGSAHDAQHEVMECLGKMMWESQRSGRPPDGHAYIDCVRRRATR; encoded by the coding sequence ATGTTTGCGCCCTCTCAACACGACGTGCGCCGCTTCTTCTGCGAAGCCTTTCGCAAGCGGCGCGAGCAGCTCCCCCTGACCCCGATGGAAACGGTGGCGGCCGACTGGATAGCCCAGCACCCCGAGTACCACGCCGAACTCGACAACGTGGAAGAAGCGGTGGCCCGCAACTACGCGGTGGAGAGCGGCCGCACCAACCCCTTCCTGCACCTGTCGATGCACCTGTCGATCAGCGAGCAGGTGAGCATCGACCAGCCGCACGGCATCAAGCAGGCCTACGAGCTGCTCGCTGCCAGGCTCGGCTCGGCGCACGACGCGCAGCACGAGGTGATGGAATGCCTGGGCAAGATGATGTGGGAGTCGCAGCGCAGCGGCCGGCCGCCCGACGGGCATGCCTACATCGACTGCGTGCGCCGGCGCGCAACGCGCTGA
- a CDS encoding ABC transporter substrate-binding protein, with amino-acid sequence MKRSLLTLCLLVAATATSAQTLRWASQGDAQTMDPYSQNELLTNAMNGQVYEMLVNRDKKMALEPVLATEWTQVSPLQWRFKLRPNVKFHDGTPFTADDVVFSVLRGREASSDISAYANAVGVPKKIDNLTVEFNLATVNPIFLQHISLLPIMSKVWAEKHKATKPIDFKNKEEGYASFHTNGTGPFMLVSRQPDVKTVYKRNPNWWGKFDGNVQEVVYTPIKSDATRVAALISGEIDFVLDPAPQDLPRLRNTAGVKVVDGPENRIVFIGMDQHRDELLYSSVKGKNPFKDVRVRKALYQAIDIETIKTKLMRGQSVPTGAITPSPLGTYNDPALEKRLPYDLDGAKKLMADAGYPQGFEVTLDCPNNRYINDEEICQTLASMWARLGVKVRVNAMPRVTYFPKIQKLDTSMYMLGWGGAITDAETTFTPVLRARGEGGVGAWNFGNAKDAKLEELAAASSKEADPKKREQLVKAALARHNELVLNIPLHRQVIPWAARANVEAVHRPDNWLEWRWITVK; translated from the coding sequence ATGAAACGCAGCCTGTTGACGCTTTGCTTGCTGGTGGCCGCCACCGCCACATCGGCGCAGACCCTGCGCTGGGCATCACAAGGTGATGCGCAGACCATGGACCCGTATTCGCAGAACGAGCTGCTCACCAACGCGATGAACGGCCAGGTCTACGAGATGCTGGTCAACCGCGACAAGAAAATGGCGCTCGAGCCGGTGCTCGCCACCGAGTGGACGCAGGTGAGCCCGCTGCAGTGGCGCTTCAAGCTGCGGCCCAACGTCAAGTTCCACGACGGCACGCCCTTCACCGCCGACGACGTGGTGTTCTCGGTGCTGCGCGGGCGCGAGGCCAGCTCCGACATCAGCGCCTATGCCAACGCGGTGGGCGTGCCGAAGAAGATCGACAACCTCACCGTCGAGTTCAACCTGGCGACGGTGAACCCGATCTTCCTGCAGCACATCAGCCTCCTGCCCATCATGAGCAAGGTGTGGGCCGAGAAGCACAAGGCCACCAAGCCGATCGACTTCAAGAACAAGGAAGAGGGCTATGCCTCCTTCCACACCAACGGCACCGGCCCGTTCATGCTCGTCTCGCGCCAGCCCGACGTGAAGACCGTCTACAAGCGCAACCCCAACTGGTGGGGCAAGTTCGACGGCAACGTGCAGGAGGTGGTCTACACCCCGATCAAGAGCGATGCCACGCGTGTGGCCGCACTCATCTCGGGTGAGATCGACTTCGTGCTCGACCCCGCGCCGCAAGACCTGCCGCGCCTGCGCAACACGGCCGGCGTGAAGGTGGTCGACGGCCCCGAGAACCGCATCGTCTTCATCGGCATGGACCAGCACCGCGACGAGCTGCTCTACAGCAGCGTGAAGGGCAAGAACCCGTTCAAGGACGTGCGTGTGCGCAAGGCGCTTTACCAGGCCATCGACATCGAGACCATCAAGACCAAGCTGATGCGGGGTCAGTCGGTGCCCACCGGCGCCATCACCCCCTCGCCGCTCGGCACCTACAACGACCCGGCGCTCGAGAAGCGCCTGCCCTACGACCTGGACGGCGCGAAGAAGCTGATGGCCGACGCCGGCTACCCGCAAGGCTTCGAGGTCACGCTCGACTGCCCCAACAACCGCTACATCAACGACGAAGAGATCTGCCAGACGCTCGCCTCGATGTGGGCGCGGCTCGGTGTGAAGGTGCGCGTCAACGCGATGCCGCGCGTCACCTACTTCCCCAAGATCCAGAAGCTCGACACCTCGATGTACATGCTGGGCTGGGGCGGCGCCATCACCGACGCCGAGACCACCTTCACGCCCGTGCTGCGCGCCCGGGGCGAAGGCGGTGTGGGCGCCTGGAACTTCGGCAACGCCAAAGACGCGAAGCTCGAAGAGCTGGCCGCCGCCTCCAGCAAGGAAGCCGACCCGAAGAAGCGCGAGCAGCTGGTGAAGGCCGCACTCGCCCGCCACAACGAACTCGTGCTCAACATCCCGCTGCACCGCCAGGTGATCCCGTGGGCGGCGCGTGCCAACGTAGAGGCGGTGCACCGCCCCGACAACTGGCTGGAGTGGCGCTGGATCACGGTGAAGTGA
- a CDS encoding VWA domain-containing protein: MLIDFFYTLRAAKLKVTVPEYLTLLEAIKAGVIDDDTGPTVDKFYHLSRATLVKDEAQYDKFDRAFAAYFKGVELLADFSQDIPLDWLRKKMELELSPEDKAAIEKMGWDELMETLKKRFEEQKERHEGGNKMIGTGGTSPFGAYGYNPQGIRIGQDKSRNKSAVKVWDQRQFKDYDDTLELGTRNIKVALRRLRRFAREGNELELDLDDTIHSTAANAGMLDIKMIPERHNKVKVLLLMDVGGTMDEHIHRVEELFSATKSEFKHLEFYYFHNCVYDFMWKNNRRRYSEKFSTWDVIRKYNKDYKLIFVGDATMSPYEILQPGGSVEYNNEEPGAEWLQRLTNAFPKFAWINPEPQGVWSYRQSISVIQQLMNNRMFPLTLQGLEGAMRLLSK; the protein is encoded by the coding sequence ATGCTGATCGACTTCTTCTACACCCTGCGCGCCGCCAAGCTGAAGGTCACCGTGCCCGAGTACCTGACGCTGCTCGAAGCCATCAAGGCCGGTGTGATCGATGACGACACCGGGCCGACGGTCGACAAGTTCTACCACCTGTCGCGCGCCACGCTGGTGAAGGACGAAGCCCAGTACGACAAGTTCGACCGCGCCTTCGCCGCCTACTTCAAGGGCGTGGAGCTGCTGGCCGACTTCAGCCAGGACATCCCCCTCGACTGGCTGCGCAAGAAGATGGAGCTCGAGCTCAGCCCCGAAGACAAGGCCGCCATCGAGAAGATGGGGTGGGACGAACTCATGGAAACGCTCAAGAAGCGCTTCGAGGAACAGAAAGAACGCCACGAAGGCGGCAACAAGATGATCGGCACCGGCGGCACCTCGCCCTTCGGCGCCTACGGCTACAACCCGCAGGGCATCCGCATCGGGCAGGACAAGAGCCGCAACAAGAGCGCGGTGAAGGTCTGGGACCAGCGCCAGTTCAAGGACTACGACGACACGCTCGAACTCGGCACGCGCAACATCAAGGTCGCGCTGCGCCGCCTGCGCCGCTTCGCGCGCGAGGGCAACGAGCTCGAGCTCGACCTTGACGACACCATCCACAGCACCGCGGCCAATGCCGGCATGCTCGACATCAAGATGATCCCCGAGCGGCACAACAAGGTGAAGGTGCTGCTGCTGATGGACGTGGGCGGCACGATGGACGAGCACATCCACCGCGTCGAAGAGCTGTTCTCAGCCACCAAGAGCGAGTTCAAGCACCTCGAGTTCTATTACTTCCACAACTGCGTCTACGACTTCATGTGGAAGAACAACCGCCGCCGCTACAGCGAGAAGTTCTCCACCTGGGACGTGATCCGCAAGTACAACAAGGACTACAAGCTGATCTTCGTGGGCGACGCGACCATGAGCCCCTACGAGATCCTGCAGCCCGGCGGCAGCGTCGAATACAACAACGAGGAGCCGGGTGCCGAATGGCTGCAGCGGCTCACCAACGCCTTTCCCAAGTTCGCCTGGATCAACCCCGAGCCGCAAGGCGTGTGGAGCTACCGCCAGAGCATCTCGGTGATCCAGCAGCTGATGAACAACCGCATGTTCCCGCTGACCCTGCAGGGGCTCGAAGGGGCGATGCGTCTCTTGAGCAAGTGA
- a CDS encoding MoxR family ATPase, with protein sequence MKFQGSENYVATDDLMLAVNAAATLKRPLLIKGEPGTGKTMLAEEVAQSLNMPLLQWHIKSTTKAQQGLYEYDAVSRLRDSQLGDEKVKDIQNYIVKGVLWQAFTADQPVVLLIDEIDKADIEFPNDLLREIDRMEFYVYETRELIKAKHRPLVFITSNNEKELPDAFLRRCFFHYIKFPDAATMGKIVDVHFPKLRKELLAAALKNFYDVRNLPGLKKKPSTSELLDWLKLLVAEDIPLEVLQSKDEKVSVPPLVGALLKNEQDVSLFEKLVFMQRHNR encoded by the coding sequence ATGAAATTCCAAGGTTCCGAGAACTACGTCGCCACCGACGACCTGATGCTGGCCGTCAACGCAGCGGCCACCCTCAAGCGGCCTTTGCTCATCAAGGGCGAGCCCGGCACCGGCAAGACGATGCTGGCCGAAGAGGTGGCGCAGTCGCTCAACATGCCGTTGCTGCAGTGGCACATCAAGAGCACCACCAAGGCGCAGCAGGGCCTGTACGAGTACGACGCAGTGAGCCGCCTGCGCGACTCGCAGCTGGGTGACGAGAAGGTCAAGGACATCCAGAACTACATCGTCAAGGGCGTGCTCTGGCAGGCCTTCACCGCCGACCAGCCGGTCGTGCTGCTGATCGACGAGATCGACAAGGCCGACATCGAATTCCCGAACGACCTGCTGCGCGAGATCGACCGCATGGAGTTCTACGTCTACGAGACGCGCGAACTCATCAAGGCCAAGCACCGCCCGCTGGTGTTCATCACCTCCAACAACGAGAAGGAGCTGCCCGACGCCTTCCTGCGCCGCTGCTTCTTCCACTACATCAAGTTTCCCGACGCGGCCACGATGGGCAAGATCGTCGACGTGCACTTCCCCAAGCTGCGCAAGGAGCTGCTGGCCGCGGCCCTCAAGAACTTCTACGACGTGCGCAACCTGCCCGGCCTGAAGAAGAAACCGTCGACTTCCGAGTTGCTGGATTGGCTGAAGCTGCTGGTGGCCGAAGACATCCCGCTCGAAGTGCTGCAGAGCAAGGACGAAAAGGTCTCGGTGCCGCCGCTGGTGGGCGCGCTCTTGAAGAACGAGCAGGACGTGTCGCTCTTCGAGAAGCTCGTCTTCATGCAGCGACACAACCGCTGA